Proteins encoded together in one Erinaceus europaeus chromosome 11, mEriEur2.1, whole genome shotgun sequence window:
- the LOC132541413 gene encoding uncharacterized LOC128092251 homolog, whose translation MKTNTEMVCLRNFKRCRPPD comes from the coding sequence ATGAAGACAAACACAGAGATGGTGTGTCTAAGAAATTTCAAAAGGTGTAGGCCTCCTGATTGA